The following proteins come from a genomic window of Eulemur rufifrons isolate Redbay chromosome 24, OSU_ERuf_1, whole genome shotgun sequence:
- the ZNF444 gene encoding zinc finger protein 444 isoform X1: MEAAAPPVKQEARAEGLTLDSPWHRFRRFHLGDAPGPREALGLLRALCRDWLRPEVHTKEQMLELLVLEQFLNALPADTQAWVCSRRPQSGEEAVALLEERWGPATSPEQSSATGAPRDMAEGSGVGVGKEENGMIPLGDTAPGAEVPASGDSQLVRPYKQEPGSPPLAPLAPGLPAFLAAPSGTSCPECGKTSLKPAHLLRHRQSHSGEKPHACPECGKAFRRKEHLRRHRGTHPGGPGPALRPLPAREKPHACCECGKTFYWREHLVRHRKTHSGARPFACWECGKGFGRREHVLRHQRIHGRAAASASVQAPAAPSPEGGGPFPPWPLG, encoded by the exons ATGGAGGCCGCGGCCCCGCCGGTGAAGCAGGAGGCCCGGGCCGAGGGCCTGACTCTGGACTCGCCGTGGCACCGCTTCCGCCGCTTCCACCTGGGCGACGCGCCAGGCCCGCGCGAGGCGCTGGGGCTGCTCCGCGCCCTGTGCCGGGACTGGCTGCGGCCCGAAGTGCACACCAAGGAGCAGATGCTGGAGCTGCTGGTGCTGGAGCAGTTCCTGAACGCGCTGCCCGCGGACACGCAGGCCTGGGTGTGCAGCCGGCGGCCCCAGAGCGGTGAGGAGGCCGTGGCCCTGCTGGAGGAGCGCTGG GGACCAGCGACCTCCCCAGAACAGTCTTCAGCGACGGGGGCACCTCGGGATATGGCAGAAGGCTCTGGGGTTGGTGttggaaaggaagagaatgggatgatTCCCCTAG GAGACACGGCCCCTGGGGCTGAGGTGCCAGCATCGGGGGACTCCCAGCTCGTGCGCCCCTATAAGCAAGAGCCTGGCAGTCCCCCATTGGCTCCACTGGCTCctggcctgcctgccttcctggcaGCCCCAAGCGGGACCTCCTGCCCGGAGTGCGGCAAGACGTCCCTGAAGCCAGCCCACCTGCTGCGCCACCGGCAGAGCCATTCTGGCGAGAAGCCACACGCCTGCCCCGAGTGCGGCAAGGCCTTTCGGCGCAAGGAGCACCTGCGGCGCCACCGCGGCACACACCCCGGCGGCCCCGGGCCGGCCCTGCGCCCACTGCCTGCGCGCGAGAAGCCACACGCGTGCTGCGAGTGTGGCAAGACCTTCTACTGGCGCGAGCACCTCGTGCGCCATCGCAAGACGCACTCCGGCGCACGGCCTTTCGCCTGCTGGGAGTGCGGCAAGGGCTTTGGGCGCCGTGAGCACGTGCTGCGCCACCAGCGCATCCACGGCCGGGCGGCGGCCAGTGCCAGTGTGCAGGCGCCGGCAGCGCCCAGCCCCGAGGGTGGGGGGCCCTTCCCACCCTGGCCCCTGGGGTAG
- the ZNF444 gene encoding zinc finger protein 444 isoform X2, which translates to MEAAAPPVKQEARAEGLTLDSPWHRFRRFHLGDAPGPREALGLLRALCRDWLRPEVHTKEQMLELLVLEQFLNALPADTQAWVCSRRPQSGEEAVALLEERWGPATSPEQSSATGAPRDMAEGSGVGVGKEENGMIPLDTAPGAEVPASGDSQLVRPYKQEPGSPPLAPLAPGLPAFLAAPSGTSCPECGKTSLKPAHLLRHRQSHSGEKPHACPECGKAFRRKEHLRRHRGTHPGGPGPALRPLPAREKPHACCECGKTFYWREHLVRHRKTHSGARPFACWECGKGFGRREHVLRHQRIHGRAAASASVQAPAAPSPEGGGPFPPWPLG; encoded by the exons ATGGAGGCCGCGGCCCCGCCGGTGAAGCAGGAGGCCCGGGCCGAGGGCCTGACTCTGGACTCGCCGTGGCACCGCTTCCGCCGCTTCCACCTGGGCGACGCGCCAGGCCCGCGCGAGGCGCTGGGGCTGCTCCGCGCCCTGTGCCGGGACTGGCTGCGGCCCGAAGTGCACACCAAGGAGCAGATGCTGGAGCTGCTGGTGCTGGAGCAGTTCCTGAACGCGCTGCCCGCGGACACGCAGGCCTGGGTGTGCAGCCGGCGGCCCCAGAGCGGTGAGGAGGCCGTGGCCCTGCTGGAGGAGCGCTGG GGACCAGCGACCTCCCCAGAACAGTCTTCAGCGACGGGGGCACCTCGGGATATGGCAGAAGGCTCTGGGGTTGGTGttggaaaggaagagaatgggatgatTCCCCTAG ACACGGCCCCTGGGGCTGAGGTGCCAGCATCGGGGGACTCCCAGCTCGTGCGCCCCTATAAGCAAGAGCCTGGCAGTCCCCCATTGGCTCCACTGGCTCctggcctgcctgccttcctggcaGCCCCAAGCGGGACCTCCTGCCCGGAGTGCGGCAAGACGTCCCTGAAGCCAGCCCACCTGCTGCGCCACCGGCAGAGCCATTCTGGCGAGAAGCCACACGCCTGCCCCGAGTGCGGCAAGGCCTTTCGGCGCAAGGAGCACCTGCGGCGCCACCGCGGCACACACCCCGGCGGCCCCGGGCCGGCCCTGCGCCCACTGCCTGCGCGCGAGAAGCCACACGCGTGCTGCGAGTGTGGCAAGACCTTCTACTGGCGCGAGCACCTCGTGCGCCATCGCAAGACGCACTCCGGCGCACGGCCTTTCGCCTGCTGGGAGTGCGGCAAGGGCTTTGGGCGCCGTGAGCACGTGCTGCGCCACCAGCGCATCCACGGCCGGGCGGCGGCCAGTGCCAGTGTGCAGGCGCCGGCAGCGCCCAGCCCCGAGGGTGGGGGGCCCTTCCCACCCTGGCCCCTGGGGTAG
- the GALP gene encoding galanin-like peptide isoform X2, whose protein sequence is MAPSVHLVLLLSVLLSLAETPASAPAHRSSTSPRWPTRTGRGRRLSRS, encoded by the exons ATGGCTCCGTCCGTCCACCTGGTCCTCCTCCTCTCAGTCTTGCTGAGCCTGGCGGAGACTCCAGCATCGGCACCTGCCCACCGG TCCTCCACCTCCCCCAGGTGGCCGACCAGGACAGGAAGAGGGAGACGGCTCTCGAGATCCTAG